CGTCTCGGAGTCGGAGGAAGAGTGGTTCGCGTTCATCAACTTGATGGACGCCCACCTCCCGTACCACCCGCCCGCCGAGTTCCGCGAGGAGTTCGCGCCGGGCGTCGACTCCACCGGGGTGTGTCAGAACTCGAAGGAGTACAACTCCGGCGCGCGCGACATCTCCGACGAGGAGTGGACGGACATCCGAGGGCTGTACGACGCCGAGATCGCCCACATCGACGCGGAAATCACGCGCCTGTTCGACTTCCTCAAACGTGAGGGCGAGTGGGAGGACACGATGGTCGTCGTCTGCGCGGATCACGGCGAACTCCACGGCGAACACGACCTCTACGGCCACGAGTTCTGCCTCTACGACCCCCTGATCAACGTCCCGCTCATCATCAAACACCCGGCGCTCGACGCCGACCGCCGCGACGACCAGGTGGAACTGGTCGACCTGTACCACACCGTCCTCGACAGCTTCGGCGTCGAGGGCGGTTCGCCTGCCAGCGCGGGTGAGGAGGCGGTTGCGCTCGACCCGACGCGGTCGCTTCTCTCCGACTCGTACCGGCGGTTCGACGGGGATACTGCCCCCGACCCCGGTCAGCGCGCCGCCCCCGCCGGCGACTACGCGTTCGTCGAGTACTCGCGACCGGTCGTCGAACTCAAACAGCTCGAAGAGAAGGCCAAGCAGGGCGGTATCACGCTCCCACGCGATTCTCGCTTCTACTCGCGGATGCGTGCGGCGCGCCGCCCGGACGCGAAGTACGTCCGCATCGACCGCATCGCCGACGAGGCTTACCGCCTCGACCGCGACCCCGGCGAAACCGACAACATCACGACCGACGACGAGGCGGTCGCCGCGACCGAAGCGGCGCTGAGCGAGTTCGAGGCGAACGTCGGCGGCGCGTGGACCGACGCGCTCGACGACGAGGTGAGCGACGACACGGTCTCAGAGATGGACGACGAGGCCCAGGAGCGACTGCGCGACCTGGGCTACCTGGAGTAACGCTTTCCCGCCGCCCCGTCTCGGGACGCGTATGCCACACCTCCGGTTCGAGACGACGGCGACGCCGCACGACAGGAGAGCGTTCACCGAGTGGGTCACGGAGCGGTTCGCCGAGATCATGGAGACGGGAACAAGTCACGTCGGCGTCTCCCTCCGGATCCGCGACGGGCGGGACCTCGCGCTCGGTCGCGCGGGACCGGACGAGGAT
This Salinigranum marinum DNA region includes the following protein-coding sequences:
- a CDS encoding sulfatase, with protein sequence MATESPTNVLFVVMDTVRKDHLTPYGYDRPTTPGLEAFAAEATVFDQAVAPAPWTLPVHASLFTGMYPSQHGADQENPYLDGATTLAETLSTAGYDTACYSSNAWITPYTRLTDGFTDQDNFFEVMPGEFLSGPLAKAWRTLNDNERLRAVADKLVSLGNSAHEYLAGGEGADSKTPAVVDRTQEFVSESEEEWFAFINLMDAHLPYHPPAEFREEFAPGVDSTGVCQNSKEYNSGARDISDEEWTDIRGLYDAEIAHIDAEITRLFDFLKREGEWEDTMVVVCADHGELHGEHDLYGHEFCLYDPLINVPLIIKHPALDADRRDDQVELVDLYHTVLDSFGVEGGSPASAGEEAVALDPTRSLLSDSYRRFDGDTAPDPGQRAAPAGDYAFVEYSRPVVELKQLEEKAKQGGITLPRDSRFYSRMRAARRPDAKYVRIDRIADEAYRLDRDPGETDNITTDDEAVAATEAALSEFEANVGGAWTDALDDEVSDDTVSEMDDEAQERLRDLGYLE